DNA sequence from the Coregonus clupeaformis isolate EN_2021a chromosome 13, ASM2061545v1, whole genome shotgun sequence genome:
TGTATTTTCTCATCAGAATTAAAAACTAAGGAACATTGATTTTAGTTTAAATTGAGTAATTTCTCCTCTTCTGTCTGGCCCTATAAACGTAGCCTTCAGACTTGTTGACGTGGGCCTTTGCCAGGTTAACGCCATAGACTTTCAACCCTTAATTCATAAATCATGAAAGAAACATGTTTTTACTCCACTATTAATAAGTTACACAACAACCACAAAAATACAGAGACCATTTTTAATGCTCATACCTTGTTCGTTGTCACAGCGCAGTTGGCCGACCTCTCCCTCTCAAATCAGTGAATCCTGTTAGTTGAGATGAATATAAAACTAACAGTGGGCCTAGTACCTGTGTCCGCACACACCTACTCGTCTATCTGTAAGGTAAGCATGTGACACCGCCCTTGCTTGCTTTGCATGACTTGACTGCGACCAAGGTGCACAGCCCCCAGGGTACTAATTACAAATGGATAACACATGATATGCTTATGTTGATTATCTATTCATTTAATTAATATATTTTTCTTTGATCATTGTAATGCATCAATGGAATGACGTGAGGCACCTGCAATGTAGGCCTACTTCAATAATAAAATACTGGTTTTATATGCGAACTGTTTGATCCTCAATATAATATAGCTATTTTGTTGTTAAAGTTGTCAATTTCAAAATAACAGAAATTGGGCTGTTATTGGCACTAATGGTGTTTAACCTCTGAAAAGGATCACAGAACTCTTAGATGTTAGGTATTTTACAGTAAAGTATTGCTGGTTCTTAGGACGACTTAGGTGCAATTTAAGTTAATGTGTAATCTCTCACTGTCAGGGCAGTGTACTGAAAGGGAGAGCCCAGAATGTAGGCTAGGCTTGTAGGCCTCAAATGAACTTTGCTCCCATCGTAAATAATGTTTTATTTCAGTCAATCAGATCAATTTACATATACAGCTTTTTAAATACAAAATCATCACACTGACTAGGCCTAACAAAACCAAACTGTTCAAGTGTTCTTCAATGTATTATCATTATTTGTCCTTAGAACTGTCAATTAATTATTGTTAATAATTACACAAAACTTGGGGTTATTGTATTTAAAAACTTCAATTTGTTTGAAGGTATGGGGATTAGAGTATTGCACAGAATCATTTATTCTCCCGAAAAGGGTTCTCAGAGGATGACACTGGTGTCACCAGAGGGTCCTCACAGAAGGCCATCAGATCAGCCGCTGCTTTGGACACCTGCACATAGAACACATGATTAACAAGGACAAAGCTATCAGATTGGAGAGTGGGAGCCAATGTTCTCTATTTACAATGTACATTGATAATGGACAGCTTTTTTGGTAACATAAAGAGATTCAGATACTCCAGCTCTTGTGCCTAATAACCATTCCTTGCTCACCATCATTCTTTCGATGTTGACTTCCAGTTTCAGCTGTTCCACTGTCTTGCGGGCATCTGCAATCTTAGCCATGTTATTGGACATCCTGCCCCCTGTCACTGTACCTCAGCCTGGTCCAACAGTTTGTAGATCATGTATTATGTTAATGCTTCTAAGAAGAATGATCATAATTACACTTTTTTAAAATCAGTTTTACAGGTAGTTCCATATACCATGCATCAGACATCAATGCCAAAGCAtgaggcttgcaaactattacagactacaaagggaagaacAGCcaagagctgcccagtgacaacgagcctaccagacgagctaaattacttctatgctcgcttcgaggcaagtaacactgaaacatgcatgagagcatcagctgttccggacgactgtgtgatcacgctctccgtagccgatgtgagtaagacctttaaacaggtcaacattcacaaggccgcagggccagatggattaccaggatgtgtactccgagcatgcg
Encoded proteins:
- the LOC121565780 gene encoding guanine nucleotide-binding protein G(I)/G(S)/G(O) subunit gamma-8-like, with the translated sequence MSNNMAKIADARKTVEQLKLEVNIERMMVSKAAADLMAFCEDPLVTPVSSSENPFRENK